A single region of the Ziziphus jujuba cultivar Dongzao chromosome 10, ASM3175591v1 genome encodes:
- the LOC107410420 gene encoding CST complex subunit TEN1 has protein sequence MASSAIKSGALVALRDLHPSSQYYSQGTSLRVTGKLQEYSVETAIAIIADGSANLKINTQHIRDLNFRVGSIYQFIGELLIHTDNEAVLQARVGRNVDGMDLNLYHQSLRLLKQFQANQ, from the exons ATGGCATCTTCTGCAATAAAATCCGGAGCATTGGTTGCTCTACGGGATCTACATCCATCTTCACAATACTACAGTCAAGGGACTTCACTTAGAGTTACTGGAAA GCTACAAGAGTATTCTGTGGAGACAGCCATCGCCATTATTGCTGATGGAAGTGCCAACCTGAAGATCAATACCCAACACATTAGGGATCTCAACTTTCGAGTTGGCTCCATCTACCAGTTTATCGGAGAACTGCTTATTCACACTGATAATGAG GCGGTATTACAGGCTCGCGTGGGTAGGAATGTCGATGGCATGGACCTCAACCTCTATCATCAATCTCTCCGACTATTGAAACAGTTTCAGGCCAATCAATAA